The genomic stretch AATTAATTCTGCTACACCAATATGAAGTTATTTGAGAAGTCAGTAAAGTATCGTATCTTCACAAGTTATTTACAACTGATTATAGGAAAAATTCCCAGATATCATCCCTAGTTAACTGTGATATGTCGTAGTAGGGCAGATAAGTTTCAAGTTCATACTCTGGCCTTTCACTGATGACCGAATTGGTCGTGGATGTGCTCAGTGTCTCCAAGTCATTCATAACATAACTTAGGATATTATTTACAAAAATAAACACGGTCTTACCAGCAATACTGACGCTACTAATTTTCCAAATGATGGGTTGGATGTCCTCGGTAATTATGTTCAAGAGCCAAAAAATATCATTAAATTTCTTGGATCTAGACTCGAATTCTTCATTAAACAATGCCTCGACTGTTTCCAAGGTGACAGTAGTTTTTTTGTCGCATTTGGTAGTCCTACCACTAGCCTTGTACGTATCCAAAAGCTCGAGAACTCCGAGAATAAGCACAATAGTGCTTCTAAACACTGCCTCCTTGATTTCGTGGAAATAAGGAGTGTACATCATGGTTGGTTTTTCGGCCTCGCCATTATAGAAAGTTAAGATGAGCGACTTGGAAGCTTGATAGAGTAGGAAGGAGAACTTGAAACATTCATCGCGCGTGAACTTGTTGGGCTGCAACATACACCGTATGTGTGATAAGCAGTGAACATAGGTCATGACGATGAGCTCTAAGTAGCGATCTTCTAAAGTTGACGTCAATCGAAGTTCAAACAGTTTACGAACAAGATCGTGCACTTCATCGATAGCTGtatcaatatcaacaaacttgttgttcttaCACAGGTTTACGCGATCGTTGATCTTTCTTAGGACAGCTATTTTCGTACAGAAGTCGCTCCACTGATCGTAAAACATATGGGTGTCGATATAATCGTCTCTAATAAGTGGCTGCTGGCCCTTTTGGAAACTTCGAAGTGTGTCTTCAAAGATGGTATACCTCCACATGCTCTTTACTGAGTTCGTATAGTTGACATCTCCCTTTCCGTGGATCTGGTCGATATCTCGATTCAATCCAGAGGATATGGCGAATACCACAATGTTTGAAAAAAGAGCTTGATCGTGTGATACAGACTCTTCGAAGTCGATATTGAAATCGTACTTCCTTAATTCGTACAACAGAATAAGCGCCAAGAGTGTGGGGATGGAAGACCGCATatctggagaagagaatatcaaCGCCTTTGCCGTTGCTGCCAATATACATTTGTCCACTTTAATATTGGCATTGCTGAACGAAGAAATAACAATGATTGAAATGATAATGCTGAGGTGTACGTGCGAAAAGCCTTTTTTGAGTTTGATAGAGTCCAGAAAAGCGTCCTTTTCCAAGGCTGAATGAAAATACTCCATTGTCGATTTGGCGTCAAAGCATTGGCTGAACAAGTAGTTTTTCAGGAGGAACTCATGTATGAATTCTACACAACTCGAAAAGTTAGGTAGCATCTTCGGCAAGCCTGCGATCTGGTCATCGAGAGAAGTAGGAGCTATAACGGAAGTGTTCCGACAAACTGCTGTAGAcatcttttcaatttcctcGCACGACTTGTCGATCAACTGGACCATTATAGGAAACTTATCTACATTAAATTTGAACAGCGACTTATGGCAAGTGGGCCCAAAGAATAGTCTACTTTCTTTGTTAGCCTTTGTATAGACGAATTCCGAAAGATCTACAGTGGACAGAGGAATTCGTGACATATCGCCAACTCCGTCAACcaacgagaagttgatctcCTCACGTATGGAACGCAGTCTCCCGTTCAGAAACGAAATCGAAGCTTCGTAGACGCACAAGTGAGCAGGGATCCTGTTCCTGATACAAGCAGAGCAAATGGGCTTCTGGCCATCACAGCGGAGCTTGCCACGAAGACAGGCCATGCAAGACTGTGGAGCCGATCTCTCGAGCTTTGCAACTCTGTTAAGACCCATACTGAAGATATATATGGAGTATTAAGCCACAAGAAAGACGAGCTTCATGAAGATAAAGACTTGACAAATCCACTGAAATATGGAGAGGATGTTCAATttagtcacgtgatattCGCATCATTTTTTGTTCCCTatgaaagaaaaggaatttGAAAACCAGTAGTGAGTCCAAATAGATTTGATAGATATCGCCTCGGTCGACTCGGTACTTGTTGAATGTAATGATGTAGACCGTTGGGTTTGATCACGGTTATTTTAATGAAAATCCGAGGCAGATACGAGCTCTATTTGATATGCTCGTACTCTTGCCACTAACAACTAACTATGTGACCTGACCCGTCATGCAGACAGGCCTGAAGTCTTACAGTGTCTGCAGGGACTAACCAAGCACTCCACAAACTCCACGAACTTGTCACCTTTGGGCGGCTCCCAGCGCGAAGAGTTCATTTCACCTTATACCAAGAGGAGCCGCGACTTCCTTACTCAAGttttttattttttgtAGGTCATGGTGCTTACAGTATTTTGATCGATTTTGGGAATTCCCCGACATTTCTGAGAAGGTTTGAGCATGGTTATGAGGCTATCAGGAGGCTTTATCATCAGCAACCACGCCACTACCGAACAGGTTCACGGATATGATGTTGCAACCAGATCTGGTTCACACACCGAACCCACGCAGAAAGATTGACGTGGGACGGTGTCAGACCGTTTCTATTATGTATCGTAGAAAGATACGTCAGACATTATAGTTCGAACCACAATGGATCTGCAGAACTTACAGGCAACATATGTCAATATTAGATGTGGGAGAATATGATTATTGTGGAGTGCGCTACTGTAAAGCGAAAACCATACTACCTACCCCAGGAAATCACAATTTCACCTGAACCTTGTACATGCAGTGAAACTTTGAAACAACGTATTCTGAACCGGGATGTAAATGCGATTGTCCGGAGAAGGCTACACATTCGGATTCCACAAATTGTTCCGAATGTGTAATATGGCAATAATTAAACCGAAGCCGATTGTTTGGTTGTTGAGGGGAAATCCTACAAAATGGTTGCATAAAAATACAAATGTAACCTAGATAGATAACGGATTCTTCACAATTTTCTGGGAAGTATTTCTCTCGATCTTTCATTCCTATAGTTGGTTTGTTGAACTATATCTCTCGAGAGAGTGTATCCTCAGTAGTAGTTTTAGACAGAGAAGCAAAAGCTTTCCAGTTGCCAAGATAGTAAGAATCCTCCGAGAAAAAATTTGTCTGGAATGACACATGTGACAGTTGTGAACTGATAGCACTGAGTAATCGGCGCTTAACAATGCTATGGGTTACAAAAACGTTACCTGAGAAAAATGTCTGAGAATTGCAGTTCAAACACAAAACTTGTTCCGAGCTCATGCACCACTACATCATTCACGGCACGGCAGAATTGGCCTACATGTTGCCGGCTGGATTTTTCCTTCAAACGGAAACCCAGCAACattcaaaaagaaattcCTCTACTACGGTTATGAGGAATAAGCTTTGTAAATTTAGATTACTATTGAGCCAGGCTTCCTCATATTCCCACATCTCTATTCAATGGAAAGCTGGAATCAAATTGGAAATAAGGAAAAAtattttcatctttttcagTAAGAACTGCTTTGCAATTGACGAAAATTTCTCCGTGTGAAAAAAAGTCGGCGAATTTTTAATCGGTTGATGTAGCAACTAATTGTTTTCAAGACAGTGCGGAATATACAAAGTGAACTCGGATTAACCTGGTCCATATGTGAAGGATCGTTTACAATCGCTAACTAAAAATTACTCTTGGCTTCCAATTAGATTGTTCCGGGATGGCATTTGAAGATTGGGTATAAGCACTATGGAGTGGATAATTAAAGAGCCATACGATTTGCTAGCATACTGTTTACACTTACTATCAACAATGCAACCCATTATACAAAACGAAATAAGAATTTGTAATTTGATTCGGAGGAACTTTTCGAGTATCTTCCGAGAGTCTGCCGATGAGGTAGaaaattttatttttttatggaagaatttcaaataTCTGCAGACACTATTTTTATGGCAGCTTCATTTTTAAGGAGCAATATAATTTTCCGTCTGGTGGCGGTGAAATATGGGGTCGAATACGATGAATAGATCGTTAAATCAGTAGTTAGATTGTAAGTATAGCATGGGATGTATAACTGGAGTACATTTATTTAGTAAAATAAAAAGCGATAGCAACATGGTGTAATGAGCGAATTCACCCATTTAACTTTGCTACCCAAAGAAATATTACCGATCGGATAATTGTAGTTCCTCTTGCTACCTCGTCTATCTTCACAATTTTGTGGAATAATCCCCCACCTTGATAATCCTTCTTAGGAACAATAACCGGCGAGATGTGCGGGGCACGTCAGGAAACTTAACCTTGTCGCCCTAAATTGCCGTGAAGGAGAGCCATACGATGGAACTCCAAACTTTTATAGTACATATAGAGTGGAGTTTGTTTGGGGAAGTGGGACCATGGGTCAGGAATTTTGCCGAAAAAGGGCGGTTTTGTTCACTCCTAGTGCATAATGCCTGTGTATAGACGATCAACTTGTATTAATGTCTGCATACCCCAAATATTCACAATTGACCCGCATCAAAAAATAATTCTATCTGACATCACGTATGCAAATACAGTGAGGAAATCCATTCTTGCTGCCAACTCTTCGCCTTTTTACTcatccttgaagaaggaatcTTTGCAATATAAAAGTAAGATGAAATTCCTCTTATTTTACAATGTTTTGTCAAGTCTTTAAGAAATTTACTCTATCGTATTTAATATTATATCATGAGCTACGAAGATAAACTCGTTCAACCTGCCTTGAAGTTCAGGACCTTCTTGGACAGACTTCCAAACATTTACAATGTGTACATTATTGCATCTATTTCCTGTATTTCAGGTATGATGTTCGGTTTTGATATTTCATCTATGTCTGCTTTTATAGGTGAAGATGACTACAAGaactttttcaataatCCAGGCTCAGACATCCAAGGTTTTATCACTTCCTGTATGGCTTTAGGTTCTTTCTTCGGTTCCATCGTCTCTTCCTTCATTTCCGAACCATTTGGTAGAAGAGCAtccttgttgttgtgtTCATTCTTCTGGATGGTCGGTGCTGCTGTACAATCATCTTCTCAAAACAGAGCCCAATTGATGATCGGACGTATCATCGCTGGTTTCGGTGTTGgttttggttcttctgtTGCTCCAGTTTACGGTTCCGAATTGGCTCCAAGAAAGATTAGAGGTTTTGTTGGTGgtattttccaattctgtGTTACCTTGGGTATCTTGATTATGTTCTACATTTGTTACGGTTTGCATTTCATTAACGGTGTTGGCTCTTTCAGAATTGCTTGGGGTTTACAAATTGTCCCAGGTTTGGTTTTATTTGTCGGTTGTTTCTTTATTCCAGAATCCCCAAGATGGTTAGCCAAACATGGTTACTGGGATGAAGCAGAATTCATCGTTGCCCAAATTCAAGCTAAGGGTAATAGAGAAGACCCAGACGTGTTGATTGAAATCTCCGAAATCAAGGACCAAATtttgattgaagaaaacCTCAAGAGTTTCGGTTACGTTGACTTATTCACCAAGAAGTATATCAGAAGAACTTTAACTGCCATATTTGCTCAAATCTGGCAACAATTGACCGGTATGAATGTCATGATGTACTATATTGTCTACATTTTCAACATGGCCGGTTACTCTAACAACGCAAACTTGGTTGCCTCTTCCATCCAATACGTCTTGAACACTGCTGCAACTGTTCCAGCTTTGTTTTTAATGGATTACAttggtagaagaagattgttgattGGTGGTGCCATCATGATGATGATTTTCCAATTTGGTGTTGCTGGTATCTTAGGTAAATACTCCGTCCCCGTTCCAGGCGGTCTTCCAGGTAACCCAACTGTCACCATCCAAATCCCAGAAGATAACAAGTCAGCTGCTAGAGGTGTTATTGCTTGTTGTTACTTATTCGTTGTATCATTCGCTCTGAGTTGGGGTGTCGGTATCTGGGTCTACTGTTCAGAAGTTTGGGGTGACTCTGCTTCCAGACAGAGAGGTGCTGCTGTTTCAACTGCTGCCAACTGGATTCTTAACTTTGCTATTGCCATGTACACTCcatcttccttcaagaatatcACCTGGAAGACTTACATCATCTACGCCGTCTTCTGTCTTGTTATGGCAATCCATGTCTACTTTGGATTCCCAGAAACCAAGGGCAAGCGTTTGGAAGAAGTCGGACAAATGTGGGACGAAAATGTTCCCGCATGGAGATCTTCCAGCTGGCAACCAACTGTTCCATTGTTGTCAGATGCCGACTTGGCACACAAGATGGATGTTTCCCACAAGGAAGAGCAATCTCCAGATGCCGAGTCAAGTTCTGAGGAAAAGCCTTAAACTAAATTGATATGAATAAACCTGTTGCAACAGTTGTGTGAAGTCAATTGTTCACGTCTTACAATAATGTCTTTATGAAATGCTTTAAACAATGTGCTATATTAATTTATCTGTTTACTATCTTCTGTAGTACTTCATATACATCCATTATCGAAGATACTCTTCGTAAACCAATACCCTAATCTCGCCTGTACTCCACTGATTGCTGCTCTGCTTTAGGTCCCTTCGACACTTACTTTTTGTTCTCGAATATATGACTTGTTCATCGCCCTACCACCTACCGAATCATTGGTCCGCAATAAACTGTGAGCTATTCTTGCCAATAACCCCACGCAAGATTCATACCAAACTTTTACTTCCATTTCCTATTCTGTTCTCAGATAGTTTAGTCTTGTGACCCCATAATAACTAGTGCTTATCAATTCAGGGCCATGAAATACACAAATTGCTCCTCATTCTCTGAAACTATCTTCCATTTTGTTTTGCTGATGGGTACACATCCCTTTGCTTCACTCcattttggaagaaagtgGACAGCAATCATCTGAATTCACTACACCATACTCAACAGTTCTGTCCCTGCAGTCAATCGTGTCCTCATTTCTGCAGATACAAATGGAAGCTAGAGCACACAAACTGTTTGTAGGGCGAAGAACTAAATAAATAAACCACCAGCTTAAACGCCTCAAAGCCGATAGTTCTGTTGCTATGGAAACTGGTGCAGTTCATATACCAACGGATAATGTCTAATACTTGAGCATCCCACTGGTTGTTAAAAAATTAATGTGTCTTTCATCCTCGACCAGTTCctacaattccaaatcAGTTATCGGTGATCACAAATACACCTCTTCGAGGGATAAGCCCTATTTTCTACAGGTATTCCCAGTCTAGCATATTTCATATCGAATGAGCATCGTAAGTAGACACACAAGAATTCATTACATGTAGGTTATTTTCAACTTATCAATCAATAGTATTGAGATGTGATATAATCCttccatattcttcttgagataACTTAATAGTCATTatattttttgcatttgaaaAAGCAGCGTTCAACGTCTGTAGTGTGAATAACATCTATCTCCGATGTAGTGGCGCGCACCTATTCGAAATATTAATATTTGTGCTTTCCGTATCACCCAGCTTACCTTCAAGATATATGGGTTTATCGAAACATGGAACCGAATAGGTAAGAAAACAGATCAGGTCATGGCACAATTTCCGAAGGTGGCGGCTTGTGTCAAAAATAGGCTCCAAATTGCATTACAAGGGTTCCATTAAATCTCAATCCAGTAGGCCATCTTGTGTAAATCCTATACTCAATGATCGATTTTCAGAGGCTTACTTCTTGTCCATGACTGTCTCGACCCTTGATTGAGCAACTGGAAGGTTCGTGTAATCATACACCCACTACAAAAATGATAGAAATCGAAGAGGTTAGGCACTGAATCTTATTTAAAGTTGAATTCGAACATTTCAAGCTTGGATAAATCTATGACATAATTAAGGGGTCCGTCAAAAGCTGtcaacaaaaataaaatcCCTGGGACCCTTCGTCAAGTTCACATCTTGTTGGAGATTGCCTATAATTTCACCTAGATCAGGCAATTTTCAGCTTATACACAAAAAGCAAATACTTTGTGAATTTTGCATTTGTGAATTTAATTTGTGGGATTTCGGGCAGTGAATGAGTTTCATTCATTGCAATTGTCTTTATTTGAACAGCAGCGATGGCTCCTTGCATTTTGAGCCGAGTCAGTTGGAATCTATCAATTACTTTCTTGGCAGATAAGTTGCATAGGAGATCTATTTGTGGTTCGTTTTTCTGCTTTTACGGAAGAGCCTTCTACGGGAAATTATGCCAAAATGCCTATTTGCACCAAATCTGTTCGAAAGAGTGGGCAATGTTGGAGGATGTTTGCTGCGGAAACATCACTAGTTGGATCTAAATGCTGTGATGTTGGATTACTAAACAATAGGTTTTCTCTTGTATAAATACCATGTTATTGCCTTGCTTTGGAGATGTGTATTTTCAAACTATCTAAGTCATCAAGTCTTTCTAGTTAGAATGCTGCTTTTGAGACTTTTGGTGAGAACTATTGTTTCAGTATCAGTTGTTCTTGCTGCTGATataacttctccaacaattgATAGAGGGGTTGTTAACCTTTCCATTGGAGACATCACAATTGAATCTGGTGCTTACTGGTCCATTATTGACAATGCAGTTTCTGTACTTGCCGGTAATTTAGATGTAAAGACTGATGCTGGattctacatttcttcaacCCAGAGTTTAATTGGTTTATCTGTTACTCTTGCTTCTGGTTTAGGATCGATCACTAATGATGGTATTATTGCATTTAATTCGGTTGTCTCGTTGGTTGCTCCTAATTACAACTTGATTGGTCTCTCATTCACAAACAACGGAGAAATGTATTTGGGTACTAACGGCTCTGTTGTTGGAGCTCCCCCAATCAACCTCATTGCCCCAAGCTGGACTAACACAGGTTTGTTGGTGATCTACCTGCAAACAAGAAGTGCAGATGGTATTGTCAATCTCGGAGGAACTGGATTGGTTATTCAAAACAATGGCCAAATCTGCTTAACTAATGAGCTTTACCAAGCTTCAACCCAAATTCGTGGTACTGGGTGTATAACTGCAAATCtagattcttcaattttcttgGCTAATGGTTTGTTAGGAGTTGATCAATCTCAAACATTTTATTTGGCTGACTCCAAATCCTCCATCAGAGCAAATGCAATTGCTGTTCCACAAACGTTCActgttgctggttttgGTAACGGTAACATTATTGGCTTAGATATTCCACTTGCAACTGTCTTTCCACTTAGCTCGTGGAGTTATAGCTCAAGTACAGGTATTTTAACTCTAAGAGGTCTTGGTTTGTTGTCTCAAAACTTTAACATTGGTCCAGGATATAATAGCAATTTGTTTTCAATCACAACGGATACCAGTCTTGGATTGGCCAGTGTTCCCTTAGGTGGTCTCACTTATAGTGGTCCAGTACCAAACGCAATCCCTTCTAACTGTCTGCCTTGTAAGAATTTACCAAGCGCACCC from Scheffersomyces stipitis CBS 6054 chromosome 2, complete sequence encodes the following:
- the HGT2 gene encoding High-affinity Glucose Transporter (putative) (High-affinity glucose transporter, putative some similarity to GXS1~go_component integral to membrane~go_funtion transporter activity~go_process transport), whose amino-acid sequence is MSYEDKLVQPALKFRTFLDRLPNIYNVYIIASISCISGMMFGFDISSMSAFIGEDDYKNFFNNPGSDIQGFITSCMALGSFFGSIVSSFISEPFGRRASLLLCSFFWMVGAAVQSSSQNRAQLMIGRIIAGFGVGFGSSVAPVYGSELAPRKIRGFVGGIFQFCVTLGILIMFYICYGLHFINGVGSFRIAWGLQIVPGLVLFVGCFFIPESPRWLAKHGYWDEAEFIVAQIQAKGNREDPDVLIEISEIKDQILIEENLKSFGYVDLFTKKYIRRTLTAIFAQIWQQLTGMNVMMYYIVYIFNMAGYSNNANLVASSIQYVLNTAATVPALFLMDYIGRRRLLIGGAIMMMIFQFGVAGILGKYSVPVPGGLPGNPTVTIQIPEDNKSAARGVIACCYLFVVSFASSWGVGIWVYCSEVWGDSASRQRGAAVSTAANWILNFAIAMYTPSSFKNITWKTYIIYAVFCLVMAIHVYFGFPETKGKRLEEVGQMWDENVPAWRSSSWQPTVPLLSDADLAHKMDVSHKEEQSPDAESSSEEKP
- the HYR6.3 gene encoding hyphally regulated cell wall protein; this encodes VLAADITSPTIDRGVVNLSIGDITIESGAYWSIIDNAVSVLAGNLDVKTDAGFYISSTQSLIGLSVTLASGLGSITNDGIIAFNSVVSLVAPNYNLIGLSFTNNGEMYLGTNGSVVGAPPINLIAPSWTNTGLLVIYSQTRSADGIVNLGGTGLVIQNNGQICLTNELYQASTQIRGTGCITANLDSSIFLANGLLGVDQSQTFYLADSKSSIRANAIAVPQTFTVAGFGNGNIIGLDIPLATVFPLSSWSYSSSTGILTLRGLGLLSQNFNIGPGYNSNLFSITTDTSLGLASVPLGGLTYSGPVPNAIPSNCSPCKNLPSAPGASPTLTSTSLTTTKTDGSICTDVDQILISTDGQGTWFTSTSLLSEICSTIPNSKTTVISTWTGTATK